One stretch of Argiope bruennichi chromosome 3, qqArgBrue1.1, whole genome shotgun sequence DNA includes these proteins:
- the LOC129963270 gene encoding zinc finger and BTB domain-containing protein 49-like isoform X3, which produces MASTPEQVVCTPTFVFPTAFPVNGFQLWKDEPKGFDPRSHLANFHVAAAAASQSQPLQHTDDSSKSKGGNRGIKNHLSNQNDYPPQRNLLVASAPPAFPGIDSGLKIPNPNLDKQSQQPPQQPPQPPPPQQQQQQQQQQQPQQQQQNQQQNQPQHHHQTHEENPLVSEKDQRSWPCPSCKVPFKQASELQAHLSAHTKGEKTVPCDICGKYFASGDRVRIHVKAAHGEKSCSCEICGSGFSYRCKLLDHMRTHTGDKPFHCEVCGKSFSQKNHLTRHSMIHTGERPYPCDFCGRGFYRKDKLTRHRRIHTGERPSGQPRRRGGGQFNAKIPQNAVRHARGMAHHVGTSGQNSAAPNSASASSSNIKMESGMAEPIPSTSTSTNLSFAPPTLTPTISPSHYRASPYKPDWQTPPSGVH; this is translated from the exons atggctTCTACGCCAGAACAAGTTGTTTGTACTCCAACTTTTGTTTTTCCTACTGCTTTCCCAg ttaATGGTTTCCAACTCTGGAAAGACGAACCGAAAG GATTTGACCCTCGATCCCACTTAGCTAATTTTCATGTAGCTGCTGCTGCTGCAAGTCAGTCTCAGCCGCTACAACACACTGACGATTCTTCCAAATCGAAAGGTGGCAACAGAGGTATCAAGAATCATCTTTCTAATCAGAATGATTACCCGCCTCAAAGAAATCTACTTGTAGCATCTGCACCACCCGCTTTTCCAGGAATAGATTCAGGATTGAAAATTCCCAATCCTAATTTAGATAAACAATCTCAGCAGCCACCACAGCAGCCGCCTCAGCCACCCCCacctcaacaacaacaacagcagcagcaacaacaacaacctcAGCAACAGCAGCAAAACCAACAACAGAACCAGCCCCAGCACCACCATCAAACTCACGAAGAAAACCCTCTAGTATCTGAAAAGGATCAACGTTCTTGGCCTTGTCCTTCATGTAAAGTTCCATTTAAGCAAGCCTCTGAACTGCAGGCTCATTTGTCCGCTCATACAAAGGGTGAGAAGACTGTGCCCTGTGATATTTGTGGGAAATATTTTGCATCGGGTGATCGGGTTCGTATACACGTCAAGGCAGCTCACGGTGAAAAATCTTGTTCCTGTGAAATCTGTGGTAGTGGTTTCAGTTACCGTTGCAAACTTCTTGACCACATGAGGACCCATACAGGAGACAAGCCTTTCCATTGTGAGGTATGTGGAAAGAGCTTTTCTCAGAAAAACCACCTCACTCGTCATTCCATGATCCATACTGGTGAACGTCCATATCCTTGTGATTTTTGTGGTAGGGGTTTCTATAGGAAAGATAAGTTGACTCGACATCGTCGGATTCATACTG GCGAGCGACCAAGTGGACAACCCAGAAGACGTGGTGGTGGACAGTTTAatgcaaaaa TCCCTCAAAATGCAGTTCGTCATGCTCGAGGAATGGCACATCATGTTGGAACATCCGGTCAAAATAGTGCAGCCCCAAATAGTGCATCAGCTAGTTCAAGTAATATTAAGATGGAATCGGGAATGGCTGAACCTATCCCTAGCACTTCTACAAGTACAAATCTAAGTTTTGCACCTCCAACTTTGACACCCACCATCAGCCCTAGCCATTATAGAGCATCACCTTACAAGCCAGACTGGCAAACACCACCATCTGGTGTTCACTAA
- the LOC129963270 gene encoding zinc finger and BTB domain-containing protein 49-like isoform X1 — MASTPEQVVCTPTFVFPTAFPVNGFQLWKDEPKDVLTLCNSTAAWTDYRGFDPRSHLANFHVAAAAASQSQPLQHTDDSSKSKGGNRGIKNHLSNQNDYPPQRNLLVASAPPAFPGIDSGLKIPNPNLDKQSQQPPQQPPQPPPPQQQQQQQQQQQPQQQQQNQQQNQPQHHHQTHEENPLVSEKDQRSWPCPSCKVPFKQASELQAHLSAHTKGEKTVPCDICGKYFASGDRVRIHVKAAHGEKSCSCEICGSGFSYRCKLLDHMRTHTGDKPFHCEVCGKSFSQKNHLTRHSMIHTGERPYPCDFCGRGFYRKDKLTRHRRIHTGERPSGQPRRRGGGQFNAKIPQNAVRHARGMAHHVGTSGQNSAAPNSASASSSNIKMESGMAEPIPSTSTSTNLSFAPPTLTPTISPSHYRASPYKPDWQTPPSGVH; from the exons atggctTCTACGCCAGAACAAGTTGTTTGTACTCCAACTTTTGTTTTTCCTACTGCTTTCCCAg ttaATGGTTTCCAACTCTGGAAAGACGAACCGAAAG ATGTTTTGACTCTCTGCAATAGCACTGCTGCTTGGACTGATTATAGAg GATTTGACCCTCGATCCCACTTAGCTAATTTTCATGTAGCTGCTGCTGCTGCAAGTCAGTCTCAGCCGCTACAACACACTGACGATTCTTCCAAATCGAAAGGTGGCAACAGAGGTATCAAGAATCATCTTTCTAATCAGAATGATTACCCGCCTCAAAGAAATCTACTTGTAGCATCTGCACCACCCGCTTTTCCAGGAATAGATTCAGGATTGAAAATTCCCAATCCTAATTTAGATAAACAATCTCAGCAGCCACCACAGCAGCCGCCTCAGCCACCCCCacctcaacaacaacaacagcagcagcaacaacaacaacctcAGCAACAGCAGCAAAACCAACAACAGAACCAGCCCCAGCACCACCATCAAACTCACGAAGAAAACCCTCTAGTATCTGAAAAGGATCAACGTTCTTGGCCTTGTCCTTCATGTAAAGTTCCATTTAAGCAAGCCTCTGAACTGCAGGCTCATTTGTCCGCTCATACAAAGGGTGAGAAGACTGTGCCCTGTGATATTTGTGGGAAATATTTTGCATCGGGTGATCGGGTTCGTATACACGTCAAGGCAGCTCACGGTGAAAAATCTTGTTCCTGTGAAATCTGTGGTAGTGGTTTCAGTTACCGTTGCAAACTTCTTGACCACATGAGGACCCATACAGGAGACAAGCCTTTCCATTGTGAGGTATGTGGAAAGAGCTTTTCTCAGAAAAACCACCTCACTCGTCATTCCATGATCCATACTGGTGAACGTCCATATCCTTGTGATTTTTGTGGTAGGGGTTTCTATAGGAAAGATAAGTTGACTCGACATCGTCGGATTCATACTG GCGAGCGACCAAGTGGACAACCCAGAAGACGTGGTGGTGGACAGTTTAatgcaaaaa TCCCTCAAAATGCAGTTCGTCATGCTCGAGGAATGGCACATCATGTTGGAACATCCGGTCAAAATAGTGCAGCCCCAAATAGTGCATCAGCTAGTTCAAGTAATATTAAGATGGAATCGGGAATGGCTGAACCTATCCCTAGCACTTCTACAAGTACAAATCTAAGTTTTGCACCTCCAACTTTGACACCCACCATCAGCCCTAGCCATTATAGAGCATCACCTTACAAGCCAGACTGGCAAACACCACCATCTGGTGTTCACTAA
- the LOC129963270 gene encoding zinc finger and BTB domain-containing protein 49-like isoform X2 — MASTPEQVVCTPTFVFPTAFPDVLTLCNSTAAWTDYRGFDPRSHLANFHVAAAAASQSQPLQHTDDSSKSKGGNRGIKNHLSNQNDYPPQRNLLVASAPPAFPGIDSGLKIPNPNLDKQSQQPPQQPPQPPPPQQQQQQQQQQQPQQQQQNQQQNQPQHHHQTHEENPLVSEKDQRSWPCPSCKVPFKQASELQAHLSAHTKGEKTVPCDICGKYFASGDRVRIHVKAAHGEKSCSCEICGSGFSYRCKLLDHMRTHTGDKPFHCEVCGKSFSQKNHLTRHSMIHTGERPYPCDFCGRGFYRKDKLTRHRRIHTGERPSGQPRRRGGGQFNAKIPQNAVRHARGMAHHVGTSGQNSAAPNSASASSSNIKMESGMAEPIPSTSTSTNLSFAPPTLTPTISPSHYRASPYKPDWQTPPSGVH; from the exons atggctTCTACGCCAGAACAAGTTGTTTGTACTCCAACTTTTGTTTTTCCTACTGCTTTCCCAg ATGTTTTGACTCTCTGCAATAGCACTGCTGCTTGGACTGATTATAGAg GATTTGACCCTCGATCCCACTTAGCTAATTTTCATGTAGCTGCTGCTGCTGCAAGTCAGTCTCAGCCGCTACAACACACTGACGATTCTTCCAAATCGAAAGGTGGCAACAGAGGTATCAAGAATCATCTTTCTAATCAGAATGATTACCCGCCTCAAAGAAATCTACTTGTAGCATCTGCACCACCCGCTTTTCCAGGAATAGATTCAGGATTGAAAATTCCCAATCCTAATTTAGATAAACAATCTCAGCAGCCACCACAGCAGCCGCCTCAGCCACCCCCacctcaacaacaacaacagcagcagcaacaacaacaacctcAGCAACAGCAGCAAAACCAACAACAGAACCAGCCCCAGCACCACCATCAAACTCACGAAGAAAACCCTCTAGTATCTGAAAAGGATCAACGTTCTTGGCCTTGTCCTTCATGTAAAGTTCCATTTAAGCAAGCCTCTGAACTGCAGGCTCATTTGTCCGCTCATACAAAGGGTGAGAAGACTGTGCCCTGTGATATTTGTGGGAAATATTTTGCATCGGGTGATCGGGTTCGTATACACGTCAAGGCAGCTCACGGTGAAAAATCTTGTTCCTGTGAAATCTGTGGTAGTGGTTTCAGTTACCGTTGCAAACTTCTTGACCACATGAGGACCCATACAGGAGACAAGCCTTTCCATTGTGAGGTATGTGGAAAGAGCTTTTCTCAGAAAAACCACCTCACTCGTCATTCCATGATCCATACTGGTGAACGTCCATATCCTTGTGATTTTTGTGGTAGGGGTTTCTATAGGAAAGATAAGTTGACTCGACATCGTCGGATTCATACTG GCGAGCGACCAAGTGGACAACCCAGAAGACGTGGTGGTGGACAGTTTAatgcaaaaa TCCCTCAAAATGCAGTTCGTCATGCTCGAGGAATGGCACATCATGTTGGAACATCCGGTCAAAATAGTGCAGCCCCAAATAGTGCATCAGCTAGTTCAAGTAATATTAAGATGGAATCGGGAATGGCTGAACCTATCCCTAGCACTTCTACAAGTACAAATCTAAGTTTTGCACCTCCAACTTTGACACCCACCATCAGCCCTAGCCATTATAGAGCATCACCTTACAAGCCAGACTGGCAAACACCACCATCTGGTGTTCACTAA